In the genome of Grus americana isolate bGruAme1 chromosome 16, bGruAme1.mat, whole genome shotgun sequence, one region contains:
- the ALDH2 gene encoding aldehyde dehydrogenase, mitochondrial — protein MLRAAVFTARLCRGPARLGAPFSAAAASSIPAPNPRPDIFCNKIFINNEWHDAVSKKTFPSINPATGEVICQVAEGDKADVDKAVKAAKAAFQLGSPWRRMDASHRGKLLNRLADLIERDRAYLAALETLDNGKPYSIAYLVDLDMVVKCLRYFAGWSDKFHGKTIPLDGDFFCYTRHEPVGVCGQIIPWNFPLLMQAWKLGPALATGNVVVMKVAEQTPLSALYVANLIKEAGFPPGVVNIIPGYGPTAGAAISSHMDVDKVAFTGSTEVGHLIQKAAAESNLKRVTLELGGKSPNIIMSDADMDWAVDQAHFALFFNQGQCCCAGSRTYVQEDIYHEFVERSVEKAKSRVVGNPFDSKTEQGPQVDEEQFKKILGYISTGKREGAKLLCGGNPAADRGYFIQPTVFGDVQDNMTIAREEIFGPVMQILKFKTIEEVIERANDSKYGLAAAVFTKDLDKANYVSQSLRAGTVWINCYDVFGAQAPFGGYKASGNGRELGEYGLEAYIEVKNVTIKIPQKNS, from the exons ATGTTGCGGGCGGCGGTGTTCACGGCCCGGCTCtgccgcggcccggcccggctcggtGCGCCGTTctcggccgccgccgcctcctccatCCCGGCGCCCAACCCGCGCCCCGACATCTTCTGCAACAAG attttcataaataatgaaTGGCACGATGCAGTCAGTAAGAAAACCTTCCCTTCTATCAATCCCGCAACAGGAGAAGTTATTTGCCAGGTTGCTGAGGGCGATAAG GCAGATGTGGACAAGGCCGTTAAGGCAGCCAAGGCAGCCTTCCAGCTGGGCTCGCCTTGGAGGAGGATGGACGCTTCTCATCGCGGGAAGCTGCTGAATCGTCTGGCAGACCTGATCGAGAGGGACCGGGCTTACCTGGCG GCGCTGGAGACTCTGGATAATGGCAAACCGTACTCCATCGCCTACCTGGTGGATTTGGACATGGTAGTGAAATGTCTCAG ATACTTTGCAGGTTGGTCGGATAAATTCCATGGCAAAACCATCCCGTTAGATGGAGACTTCTTCTGTTACACAAGACATGAGCCAGTGGGAGTTTGTGGACAGATAATCCCG TGGAACTTCCCGCTGTTGATGCAGGCGTGGAAACTGGGGCCTGCCCTGGCTACTGGGAACGTGGTTGTGATGAAAGTGGCAGAGCAAACCCCTCTGAGTGCTCTCTACGTAGCTAATCTGATCAAAGAG GCTGGATTCCCACCAGGTGTGGTGAACATCATCCCCGGCTATGGGCCCACTGCAGGAGCTGCCATCTCTTCCCACATGGATGTAGATAAAGTGGCCTTCACCGGCTCCACAGAG GTTGGGCATCTGATCCAGAAGGCTGCAGCGGAGAGTAACCTAAAAAGGGTGACACTGGAGCTCGGAGGAAAGAGTCCAAATATAATCATGTCCGATGCAGACA TGGACTGGGCTGTGGATCAAGCCCATTTTGCCCTCTTCTTCAACCAAgggcagtgctgctgtgctggatcCCGAACATATGTCCAGGAAGACATATATCATGAGTTTGTGGAGAGGAGTGTTGAGAAGGCCAAGTCCAGGGTGGTTGGAAACCCGTTTGACTCTAAAACGGAACAGGGGCCTCAG GTCGATGAAGAGCAGTTTAAGAAGATCCTGGGTTACATTAGTACTGGGAAGCGCGAGGGAGCCAAACTGTTATGTGGTGGGAACCCCGCTGCAGACAGAGGCTACTTCATCCAGCCAACTGTCTTTGGTGATGTGCAGGACAACATGACGATTGCCAGAGAGGAG ATATTTGGGCCGGTCATGCAGATTCTGAAATTCAAAACAATTGAGGAAGTCATTGAGAGAGCAAACGACTCCAAGTACGGCCTAGCAGCAGCAGTCTTTACAAAGGATCTTGACAAAGCAAACTACGTGTCGCAGAGCTTGCGAGCTGGAACAGTTTG GATAAACTGCTATGACGTGTTTGGTGCCCAAGCTCCGTTTGGCGGCTACAAAGCTTCTGGGAATGGGCGAGAGCTGGGAGAATATGGTCTGGAGGCCTACATAGAGGTGAAAAAT gtgaCAATCAAAATTCCACAGAAAAACTCGTAA